A window of the Sphaerobacter thermophilus DSM 20745 genome harbors these coding sequences:
- the rplL gene encoding 50S ribosomal protein L7/L12, which produces MAVGQEKMEELISTIEQMTVLELSQLVKALEERFGVTAAAPVAVAAAPGAAGGDAAAAEAEEKTQFDVVLADVGPNKIQVIKAVRELTNLGLKEAKDLVEAAPKAVKEGVSKEEAEAAKAKLEEAGAKVEVK; this is translated from the coding sequence ATGGCTGTGGGCCAGGAGAAGATGGAAGAACTGATCAGCACCATCGAGCAGATGACGGTGCTGGAGCTGTCCCAGCTCGTCAAGGCGCTCGAGGAGCGCTTCGGCGTGACCGCTGCTGCGCCGGTCGCGGTGGCGGCGGCGCCGGGCGCTGCGGGTGGGGATGCCGCGGCGGCCGAGGCCGAGGAGAAGACGCAGTTCGACGTGGTGCTGGCTGATGTCGGCCCGAACAAGATCCAGGTCATCAAGGCGGTCCGCGAGCTGACCAACCTGGGCCTCAAGGAGGCGAAGGATCTGGTCGAGGCCGCGCCGAAGGCCGTCAAAGAGGGCGTGTCCAAGGAGGAGGCCGAGGCGGCCAAGGCCAAGCTCGAGGAGGCCGGCGCCAAGGTGGAGGTCAAGTAA
- the rplJ gene encoding 50S ribosomal protein L10, producing MPTPKKVQEVEEISQLLSSATLSILTDYRGLNVADMQGLRAQLRPHQSNIRVVKNTLTAIAAERVGLQELHPLLEGPTALVVAMDDPVQPAKIINDFVRTSRILQIKGAVLEGQVIPAAEVERLATLPPREVLLGKVVGGLQSPLYGLVGVLAGTIRSLQYVLQARAEQLGGSEASAA from the coding sequence GTGCCTACCCCCAAGAAGGTGCAAGAGGTCGAAGAGATCAGCCAGTTGCTCTCCAGCGCGACGCTCTCGATCCTGACCGACTATCGCGGTCTGAACGTGGCGGACATGCAGGGCCTGCGGGCGCAACTGCGGCCGCATCAATCGAACATCCGCGTCGTCAAGAACACGCTGACCGCGATCGCGGCGGAGCGTGTGGGGCTGCAGGAGCTGCACCCGCTCCTGGAAGGGCCGACTGCCCTGGTGGTCGCGATGGACGACCCTGTGCAGCCGGCGAAGATCATCAACGACTTCGTGCGGACGTCCCGCATCCTCCAGATCAAGGGCGCGGTGCTGGAGGGGCAGGTCATTCCGGCTGCCGAGGTCGAGCGCCTGGCGACGCTCCCGCCACGGGAGGTGCTGCTCGGCAAGGTCGTCGGAGGGCTGCAGTCGCCGCTGTACGGCCTGGTGGGCGTGCTGGCTGGCACGATCCGCTCGCTGCAGTACGTGCTCCAGGCACGTGCCGAGCAGTTGGGTGGCAGCGAGGCGTCGGCGGCGTAG
- the rplA gene encoding 50S ribosomal protein L1 has translation MPKRGKKYLEAAKLIERGRLYTPAEAVALVKKTAFADFDETIEAHFRLGIDPRQADQNVRSTVVLPHGTGKEPRVLVFAAGEAVRIAQEAGADYVGSDDLVKKIQDGWLEFDATIAMADQMGKVGGLGRILGRRGLMPNPRSGTVVRSAEDLPAVIQELKRGRVEFRNDRTGLIHAVIGKESFEDQQLVENLYALVDAVMRAKPAAVKGTYCRSITLTSTMGPGVPVDVAKATEEASNFAA, from the coding sequence ATGCCCAAGCGAGGGAAGAAGTATCTCGAGGCAGCCAAGCTGATCGAGCGTGGCCGTCTCTATACGCCGGCAGAAGCCGTCGCCCTGGTCAAGAAGACGGCCTTCGCCGACTTCGATGAGACAATCGAAGCCCACTTCCGGCTCGGCATCGATCCGCGCCAGGCGGATCAGAACGTGCGCAGCACCGTCGTCCTGCCCCATGGTACGGGGAAGGAGCCGCGCGTGCTGGTCTTCGCCGCCGGTGAGGCGGTGCGCATCGCGCAGGAGGCCGGCGCCGATTACGTGGGCAGTGACGATCTGGTCAAGAAGATCCAGGACGGCTGGCTCGAATTCGACGCGACGATCGCCATGGCGGACCAGATGGGCAAGGTCGGTGGCCTGGGTCGCATCCTCGGCCGGCGCGGCCTGATGCCCAACCCGCGCTCCGGTACGGTCGTGCGGTCAGCGGAGGATCTGCCGGCGGTCATCCAGGAGCTGAAGCGCGGCCGGGTTGAGTTCCGCAACGACCGCACGGGGCTGATCCACGCCGTGATCGGCAAGGAGAGCTTCGAGGACCAGCAGTTGGTCGAGAACCTCTACGCCCTGGTGGACGCCGTGATGCGGGCGAAGCCGGCGGCCGTCAAGGGCACGTATTGCCGCTCGATCACGCTGACGAGTACAATGGGCCCCGGCGTCCCGGTCGACGTTGCGAAGGCAACGGAGGAGGCGTCGAACTTCGCCGCCTAG
- the rplK gene encoding 50S ribosomal protein L11 yields MAKKVRAYIKLQIPAGKATPAPPIGPALGQHGVAIMNFCKEYNERTAHLAGQIIPVVITVYEDRSFTFVTKTPPAADLLRRAAGIEKGSGDVIRNKVGRVTRDQIREIAEIKMPDLNAVDLEGAMKQIEGSARSMGIEVVD; encoded by the coding sequence GTGGCTAAGAAGGTCCGCGCGTACATCAAGTTGCAGATTCCGGCCGGGAAGGCGACCCCGGCTCCCCCGATCGGCCCGGCCCTCGGTCAGCACGGCGTGGCCATCATGAACTTCTGCAAGGAGTACAACGAGCGCACCGCCCATCTGGCCGGGCAGATCATCCCCGTGGTGATCACGGTCTACGAGGACCGCTCGTTCACCTTCGTCACCAAGACGCCGCCGGCTGCTGACCTGCTGCGCCGGGCTGCGGGGATCGAAAAGGGTTCCGGTGACGTGATCCGCAACAAGGTGGGCCGGGTCACGCGGGACCAGATCCGCGAGATCGCCGAGATCAAGATGCCCGACCTCAACGCGGTTGACCTCGAAGGCGCGATGAAGCAGATCGAGGGCTCCGCGCGGAGCATGGGGATCGAGGTCGTCGACTAG
- the nusG gene encoding transcription termination/antitermination protein NusG codes for MAEGAGEQRGQWYVVHTYSGYENKVRQNLLHRIETMDMADKIFEVVVPTQEEVEIRSGQRHSVQRKVFPGYVLVRMIMDDDSWYVVRNTPGVTGFVGMGNKPTPLGEDEVQAIMRGMEAEAPRVKVSLAVGDVVRIIDGPFSDFRGTVDEIDQEKGKVRVLVSFFGRETPVTLDFLQVEREA; via the coding sequence ATGGCCGAGGGGGCCGGCGAGCAGCGGGGCCAATGGTACGTGGTGCACACGTACTCGGGTTACGAGAACAAGGTCCGCCAGAACCTGCTCCACCGGATCGAGACCATGGACATGGCCGACAAGATCTTCGAGGTCGTCGTGCCGACTCAGGAAGAGGTCGAGATCCGCTCCGGCCAGCGCCATAGTGTGCAGCGCAAGGTCTTCCCCGGCTACGTGCTGGTCCGGATGATCATGGACGACGATTCCTGGTACGTCGTCCGCAACACCCCCGGTGTCACCGGCTTCGTCGGCATGGGCAACAAGCCGACGCCGCTGGGCGAGGACGAGGTCCAGGCCATCATGCGCGGCATGGAGGCAGAGGCGCCTCGGGTCAAGGTGTCGCTGGCGGTTGGCGATGTGGTCCGCATCATCGACGGGCCGTTCAGCGACTTCCGCGGCACTGTGGATGAGATCGACCAGGAGAAGGGTAAGGTTCGGGTGCTCGTGTCGTTCTTCGGGCGCGAGACCCCGGTGACGCTGGACTTCCTTCAGGTCGAGCGCGAAGCGTAG
- the secE gene encoding preprotein translocase subunit SecE encodes MATRTRTRANEPQPRARVAALQRVARDTVAEMKKITWPDRETTRNLTLVVIAISVVLGLLLGGVDAAFVRLWSIF; translated from the coding sequence ATGGCGACGAGGACACGAACGCGAGCGAATGAACCGCAGCCGCGAGCCCGGGTCGCAGCGCTGCAGCGGGTCGCGCGTGACACCGTGGCCGAGATGAAGAAGATCACCTGGCCCGACCGCGAGACGACCCGAAACCTGACCCTGGTCGTCATTGCGATCTCGGTCGTCCTCGGGTTGCTGCTAGGCGGGGTGGACGCGGCCTTCGTTCGACTCTGGAGCATCTTCTAG
- the rpmG gene encoding 50S ribosomal protein L33, with amino-acid sequence MAKKAKADRHVITLECTECRERNYTTQKNRRNDPGRLELKKFCPRCRCVRLHRETR; translated from the coding sequence ATGGCCAAGAAGGCGAAGGCCGACCGGCACGTCATCACGCTCGAGTGCACCGAGTGCCGAGAGCGGAACTACACGACGCAGAAGAATCGGCGGAACGATCCCGGGCGGCTTGAGCTGAAAAAGTTCTGCCCACGTTGTCGGTGCGTTCGGTTGCACCGCGAGACGCGCTAA
- the tuf gene encoding elongation factor Tu → MAKQKFERTKPHVNIGTIGHVDHGKTTTTAAITKVLALKGGASFRSFDSIDNAPEERQRGITIAISHVEYETEKRHYAHVDCPGHADYIKNMITGAAQMDGAILVVSAPDGPMPQTREHILLARQVEVPAMVVFLNKVDMMDDPELLELVELEVRELLSQYGFPGDEVPIVRGSALAALESSSQDPNAPEYAPILELMQAVDDYIPTPQRAVDQPFLMPIEDVFGIKGRGTVVTGRIERGRIKPGDTVEIVGLRETRQVVVTGVEMFQKTLDEGVAGDNVGCLLRGVDRDEVERGQVLAAPKSITPHTKFAAEVYVLSKEEGGRHTPFFPGYRPQFYIRTTDVTGEIQLPEGVEMVMPGDNVQMRVELIQPVAIEAGLRFAIREGGRTVGAGVVTEIIE, encoded by the coding sequence GTGGCGAAGCAGAAGTTTGAGCGGACGAAGCCGCATGTGAACATTGGGACGATTGGGCACGTCGACCACGGGAAGACGACGACGACGGCGGCGATCACGAAGGTGTTGGCGCTCAAGGGCGGGGCGAGCTTCCGCTCGTTCGACTCGATTGACAACGCGCCGGAGGAGCGGCAGCGGGGGATCACCATCGCGATTTCGCACGTGGAGTATGAGACCGAGAAGCGCCACTACGCGCACGTGGACTGTCCGGGGCATGCCGACTACATCAAGAACATGATCACCGGGGCGGCGCAGATGGACGGGGCGATTTTGGTGGTGAGCGCTCCGGACGGGCCGATGCCCCAGACGCGGGAGCACATTCTGCTGGCGCGGCAGGTGGAAGTGCCGGCGATGGTGGTGTTCCTGAACAAGGTGGACATGATGGACGACCCGGAGTTGCTGGAGCTGGTGGAGCTCGAGGTGCGCGAGCTGCTGAGCCAGTATGGTTTTCCGGGGGATGAGGTGCCGATCGTGCGCGGCTCGGCGCTGGCGGCGTTGGAGTCGAGCTCGCAGGATCCGAATGCGCCGGAGTATGCGCCGATTCTGGAGCTGATGCAGGCGGTAGATGATTACATTCCGACGCCGCAGCGGGCGGTGGACCAGCCGTTCCTGATGCCGATTGAGGATGTGTTTGGCATCAAGGGGCGGGGCACGGTGGTGACCGGGCGCATTGAGCGTGGGCGGATCAAGCCGGGGGACACGGTGGAGATCGTGGGGCTGCGCGAGACGCGCCAGGTGGTGGTCACCGGTGTGGAGATGTTCCAGAAGACGCTGGATGAGGGTGTCGCTGGGGACAATGTGGGCTGCCTGCTGCGGGGTGTCGACCGGGATGAGGTCGAGCGGGGGCAGGTGCTGGCGGCGCCGAAGTCGATCACGCCGCACACGAAGTTTGCGGCCGAGGTGTATGTGTTGAGCAAGGAGGAGGGGGGGCGGCACACGCCGTTCTTCCCGGGGTATCGGCCGCAGTTCTACATTCGGACGACGGATGTGACCGGCGAGATCCAGCTGCCCGAGGGGGTAGAGATGGTGATGCCGGGGGACAACGTGCAGATGCGGGTGGAGCTGATCCAGCCGGTGGCGATCGAGGCGGGGCTGCGCTTTGCCATTCGCGAGGGTGGCCGCACGGTGGGTGCCGGCGTCGTCACCGAGATCATCGAGTAG
- a CDS encoding valine--tRNA ligase — MARATQRGELAKAYAPQEVEAHWYDWWDDRGYFTPRIEPGRKPFVIIMPPPNVTGELHMGHALFVTVEDILTRWHRMLGEPTLWLPGADHAGIAGQWVVEKEIAKEGLSRHDLGREKFLERVWDWMDRYRGRIREQLRILGASCDWTRFRFTMDPGPSRAVRTAFKHLYDKGLIYRGERMINWCPRCMTALSDLEVNHVEIQSHIWTIRYPIEGTDQFIEVATTRPETMLGDTGVAVHPNDERYAGLIGKTVRLPLMNRLIPIVADEAVDPEFGSGAVKVTPGHDPVDFEIGRRHNLPAINILNKDGTLNENAGEFVGQTTQEARRNVVARLQEEGYLVRVEEHAHSVGHCDRCDTVVEPIISLQWWLRMEPLAKPAIQVARDETVRFIPERFKGIYLHWMENVHDWCLSRQLWWGHRIPVWYCDACGEVTVTAEESIDRCEHCGSTDIHQDPDVLDTWFSSGLWPFSTLGWPDDTEDLRYFYPGTVMETGYDIIFLWVARMIFLGLEFMGEVPFTHVYFHGTVRDEAGQRMSKTKGNVLDPTEITARYGSDALRFALITAGAPGADLKLSVQRVEAARNFANKIWNATRYVLRAIDGHEIATGPDGAPLRPQAEHLGLADRWMLSRLEAVTAEVTDLLHAFQLGEAGRRLYEFLWSEYCDWYIESSKPVLQGNDAVAKAATRQTLVYVLERSLRLLHPIMPFVTEELWQHLPHAGDSIMVAPWPEADTAAIDKQAVAEYEFLIEAVRSIRNARAETGVEPARWISAIIQPGSHLATFEEGDAAFRFLARIAADRLEFIPADAEAPEQVVTLVVDDAVIYLPLAGMVDLDAERQRLRGEIEQVEEEIARAGSLLANENFVQRAPAEVVDRHRQRLTDLQERLALLQSRLADLGE; from the coding sequence ATGGCCCGAGCGACGCAGCGCGGCGAGTTGGCAAAGGCCTATGCCCCCCAGGAGGTCGAAGCCCACTGGTACGACTGGTGGGACGATCGCGGCTACTTCACTCCCCGCATCGAGCCAGGGCGCAAGCCGTTCGTAATCATCATGCCGCCCCCCAACGTCACCGGCGAGCTGCACATGGGCCACGCCCTCTTCGTCACGGTCGAGGATATCCTCACCCGCTGGCACCGCATGCTGGGCGAGCCGACGCTCTGGCTACCGGGCGCCGACCACGCCGGGATCGCCGGGCAGTGGGTCGTTGAGAAGGAGATCGCCAAGGAGGGCCTCTCGCGCCACGACCTCGGCCGTGAGAAGTTCCTTGAGCGCGTTTGGGACTGGATGGACCGCTACCGGGGGCGCATCCGCGAGCAGTTGCGCATCCTGGGCGCCTCCTGCGACTGGACCCGCTTCCGCTTCACCATGGACCCCGGCCCCTCACGCGCGGTCCGCACGGCCTTCAAGCACCTCTACGACAAGGGCCTCATCTACCGCGGTGAGCGCATGATCAACTGGTGCCCGCGCTGCATGACCGCGCTCTCTGACCTCGAGGTGAACCACGTCGAGATCCAATCGCATATCTGGACCATCCGCTACCCGATCGAGGGGACCGATCAATTCATTGAGGTGGCCACGACCCGGCCCGAGACAATGCTCGGCGACACGGGTGTCGCAGTTCACCCGAATGACGAGCGCTACGCCGGGCTCATCGGCAAGACCGTTCGCCTGCCCCTGATGAACCGGCTGATCCCGATCGTCGCCGACGAGGCGGTCGATCCCGAATTCGGCAGCGGCGCGGTCAAGGTCACGCCGGGTCACGACCCGGTTGACTTCGAGATCGGCCGCCGCCACAACCTGCCCGCGATCAACATCCTCAACAAGGACGGCACCCTCAACGAAAACGCGGGCGAGTTCGTCGGGCAGACCACCCAGGAGGCACGGCGCAATGTCGTCGCCCGGCTCCAAGAGGAGGGCTACCTCGTCCGCGTCGAGGAGCACGCCCACTCGGTGGGCCACTGCGACCGCTGCGACACCGTCGTCGAGCCGATCATCAGCCTGCAGTGGTGGCTGCGGATGGAGCCGCTGGCCAAGCCGGCGATCCAGGTGGCGCGAGACGAGACGGTGCGTTTCATCCCCGAGCGCTTCAAGGGGATCTACCTCCACTGGATGGAGAACGTCCACGACTGGTGTCTCTCCCGCCAGCTCTGGTGGGGTCACCGCATCCCGGTCTGGTACTGCGATGCCTGCGGCGAGGTGACTGTCACCGCCGAGGAGTCGATCGACCGCTGCGAACACTGCGGGAGCACCGACATCCACCAGGACCCGGACGTGCTCGACACCTGGTTCAGCTCCGGGCTCTGGCCCTTCAGCACGCTCGGCTGGCCGGATGACACCGAGGATCTGCGCTACTTCTACCCCGGCACCGTGATGGAGACGGGCTACGACATCATCTTCCTCTGGGTGGCGCGCATGATCTTCCTCGGCCTGGAGTTCATGGGCGAGGTGCCCTTTACCCACGTCTACTTCCACGGCACGGTGCGGGACGAAGCCGGGCAGCGCATGAGCAAGACAAAGGGCAACGTCCTTGACCCGACCGAGATCACCGCACGCTATGGCAGCGACGCGCTGCGCTTCGCGCTGATCACGGCCGGTGCCCCCGGCGCGGACCTGAAGCTGAGCGTGCAGCGCGTTGAGGCGGCCCGGAACTTCGCCAATAAGATCTGGAACGCGACGCGCTACGTCCTGCGGGCCATCGACGGCCACGAGATCGCCACCGGCCCGGACGGTGCTCCACTCCGGCCCCAGGCGGAGCACCTGGGTCTGGCCGATCGCTGGATGCTCAGCCGCCTGGAGGCCGTCACCGCCGAGGTGACCGACCTGCTCCATGCCTTCCAGCTCGGTGAGGCGGGCCGGCGGCTCTACGAGTTCCTCTGGTCGGAGTACTGCGACTGGTATATCGAGTCGAGCAAGCCCGTCCTCCAGGGCAACGACGCGGTGGCCAAGGCCGCTACCCGCCAGACCCTCGTCTACGTCCTGGAGCGATCACTGCGTCTGCTGCACCCGATCATGCCGTTCGTGACCGAGGAGCTGTGGCAGCACCTGCCGCATGCAGGTGACAGCATCATGGTCGCTCCCTGGCCGGAAGCGGACACGGCGGCGATCGACAAGCAGGCGGTGGCCGAGTACGAGTTCCTGATCGAGGCGGTGCGCAGCATCCGGAACGCCCGCGCTGAGACCGGGGTCGAACCGGCTCGCTGGATCTCCGCCATCATCCAGCCCGGCTCCCACCTGGCGACCTTCGAAGAGGGTGACGCCGCCTTCCGCTTCCTCGCCCGCATCGCAGCCGATCGGCTCGAGTTCATCCCCGCCGATGCGGAGGCGCCCGAGCAGGTGGTCACCTTGGTGGTGGACGACGCCGTCATCTACCTGCCGCTGGCCGGCATGGTCGACCTCGATGCCGAGCGGCAGCGTCTGCGCGGCGAGATCGAGCAGGTGGAAGAGGAGATTGCCCGCGCCGGGTCGCTGCTGGCCAACGAGAACTTCGTCCAGCGCGCGCCCGCCGAGGTGGTGGACCGCCACCGCCAGCGCCTCACCGACCTGCAGGAGCGGCTGGCCCTCCTCCAGAGCCGGCTGGCCGACCTCGGAGAGTGA
- a CDS encoding DNA-3-methyladenine glycosylase, translating into MTSTRNQAPALVPDPARALGASFYERPVVDVARDLLGCLLVSQHDGITTAGLIVETEAYAGPDDPASHAAFRRNGTVTAMWGPPGRAYVYLAYGVYPCFNVVTGPEGEAAAVLIRAIAPVAGIEHMAARRGGADGPRLASGPGRLAVALGITLADNGRALDGPPLWIQPGAPPDCIAAGPRIGVRRGDQRPWRFGIAGHPLLSRPFPP; encoded by the coding sequence GTGACCAGCACGCGGAACCAGGCGCCCGCGCTCGTGCCTGACCCGGCCCGGGCGCTGGGCGCCTCGTTCTACGAACGCCCGGTCGTCGACGTCGCTCGCGACCTGCTGGGCTGCCTGCTCGTGTCGCAGCACGACGGCATCACGACGGCAGGGCTGATCGTCGAGACTGAGGCATACGCCGGACCGGACGACCCGGCCTCCCACGCGGCGTTCCGCCGCAACGGCACGGTAACCGCCATGTGGGGACCGCCCGGCCGCGCCTATGTCTACCTGGCCTACGGCGTCTACCCGTGCTTCAACGTGGTCACCGGGCCGGAGGGCGAGGCCGCCGCCGTCTTGATCCGCGCCATCGCCCCCGTCGCCGGCATCGAGCACATGGCCGCCCGGCGCGGCGGCGCTGATGGCCCGCGCCTGGCCAGCGGACCCGGCCGGCTGGCGGTCGCGCTCGGCATCACCCTCGCCGACAACGGCCGGGCGCTCGACGGCCCGCCGCTCTGGATCCAACCCGGCGCCCCGCCGGACTGCATCGCCGCCGGGCCTCGGATCGGCGTCCGCCGCGGCGACCAGCGCCCCTGGCGCTTCGGCATCGCCGGGCATCCCCTTCTCTCCCGGCCGTTCCCACCATGA
- the mutL gene encoding DNA mismatch repair endonuclease MutL, producing the protein MPIRLLDEDTIGKIAAGEVIERPASVVKELVENALDAGARSVRVEIRAGGRELIRVSDDGHGIPAEELPLAIQRHATSKVTRFDDLARLTSYGFRGEALASIAAVAELRIVSRPPDSPHAASLVSRNGRVEPPTTVPAAPGTTVTVRDLFAHVPARRAFLRQDHTEAAYVQRVVQACALAAPEVRFELVSDGRTVLATDGSGDLGNTIVGVFGPDIAAEMVPIVPPADDEHDPERPAVTVSGYVGLPTLTRGNRQHIILLVNRRWIESRSLTFALEQAYHSLIMVGRFPVAVLHITVAPERLDVNVHPTKREVRFSDERLVFAAIQRAVRGTLTQHTPAQTIPSFTTTPLSAPTVQRRLALSHPDRFRPTPPPPPEDTPGDDQEAGMTVVPDPGSAVPVLRVLGQVGATYIIAEGPDGMYLIDQHAAHERVLFEQLWQQFERAKPDIQTLLEPLVIELSPVQLETAERCREEMAQIGFHIEPFGGSAVAVRAVPAIAARRDPRAVLLGILDEMAAGGRGTTLLESLTISTACHSAIRAGQTLSLPEMRELIAQLERCTAPRACGHGRPTMLHLSQEELERQFERR; encoded by the coding sequence ATGCCGATCCGTTTGCTCGACGAGGACACGATTGGAAAGATCGCCGCCGGGGAGGTCATCGAGCGGCCCGCCTCGGTGGTCAAGGAACTGGTCGAAAACGCGCTCGACGCCGGGGCGCGGAGCGTGCGCGTCGAGATCCGGGCCGGCGGCCGAGAACTGATCCGCGTCAGCGACGACGGCCACGGCATCCCCGCTGAGGAACTGCCGCTCGCGATCCAGCGGCACGCGACCTCCAAGGTAACCCGCTTCGACGACCTCGCCCGTCTCACGTCTTATGGATTCCGCGGCGAGGCGTTAGCCAGCATCGCCGCCGTCGCCGAGCTGCGCATCGTCAGCCGTCCGCCGGACAGCCCGCACGCCGCCTCCCTGGTCAGCCGGAACGGGCGGGTCGAACCGCCCACCACCGTGCCGGCCGCCCCGGGCACGACCGTGACCGTGCGCGATCTGTTCGCCCACGTCCCCGCCCGGCGCGCCTTCCTGCGCCAGGATCACACCGAGGCGGCCTACGTCCAGCGTGTCGTCCAGGCGTGTGCCCTGGCCGCGCCCGAAGTCCGCTTCGAGCTCGTCAGCGACGGTCGCACCGTGCTGGCAACCGACGGCTCCGGCGACCTTGGCAACACCATCGTCGGCGTCTTCGGGCCGGACATCGCCGCGGAGATGGTGCCGATCGTCCCCCCTGCGGACGACGAGCACGACCCGGAGCGCCCCGCGGTCACCGTGAGCGGCTATGTCGGACTCCCGACCCTGACCCGCGGCAACCGGCAGCACATCATCCTGCTCGTCAACCGCCGTTGGATCGAGAGCCGCTCGCTCACATTCGCCCTGGAGCAGGCGTACCACTCGCTGATTATGGTCGGCCGCTTCCCGGTCGCGGTGCTCCACATCACGGTCGCGCCCGAGCGCCTCGACGTCAACGTGCACCCCACCAAGCGCGAGGTGCGCTTCTCCGACGAGCGGCTGGTCTTCGCCGCCATCCAGCGGGCCGTGCGCGGCACCCTCACCCAGCACACTCCGGCGCAGACCATCCCGTCGTTCACCACCACACCCCTGTCGGCGCCGACAGTGCAGCGCCGCCTGGCACTCAGCCACCCGGACCGGTTCCGGCCAACGCCTCCGCCACCACCCGAGGACACACCCGGCGACGACCAGGAGGCGGGCATGACCGTGGTCCCCGATCCCGGCTCGGCCGTCCCGGTGCTGCGGGTACTCGGCCAGGTCGGAGCTACCTACATCATCGCCGAGGGCCCGGACGGCATGTACCTGATCGACCAGCACGCCGCCCACGAGCGGGTCCTCTTCGAACAACTCTGGCAGCAATTCGAGCGCGCCAAGCCCGACATCCAGACCCTGCTCGAGCCGCTGGTGATCGAGCTGTCACCCGTGCAACTCGAGACGGCCGAGCGCTGCCGCGAGGAGATGGCTCAGATCGGCTTCCACATCGAGCCGTTCGGCGGGTCCGCTGTCGCGGTCCGCGCGGTACCCGCCATCGCCGCTCGCCGCGACCCGCGCGCGGTCCTGCTCGGCATTCTCGACGAGATGGCCGCCGGGGGGCGTGGGACCACCCTCCTCGAATCGTTGACAATCAGCACCGCCTGCCACTCGGCCATCCGTGCCGGGCAGACACTCTCCCTACCGGAAATGCGTGAGCTGATCGCCCAGCTCGAGCGTTGCACCGCCCCACGGGCCTGCGGCCACGGCCGCCCCACTATGCTCCACCTCAGCCAGGAAGAACTCGAGCGCCAGTTCGAGCGCCGGTAG
- a CDS encoding response regulator, translated as MNRIEVLIVDDHPLFRRGIRWSLEEERDIRVVGEASDAQEAMRAADMLSPNVVLLDLNLPGMSGLELCRVLKRRHPQAAIVVLTMHEDDEQLFSSIRVGASAYCTKDIDPAELVTVIRRVARGEYLINENVLSRPFVASRVLDQFRELAQIDEVSSGVFSPLTPREVEILDCVARGNSNKEIARLLNISDQTVKNHITSILRKLAVNDRTQAVIYALRHGWIKLSDEPDPTNQK; from the coding sequence GTGAACCGGATTGAGGTCCTGATCGTCGACGATCATCCCCTCTTTCGGCGTGGCATCCGGTGGAGCCTCGAAGAAGAGCGCGACATTCGGGTCGTCGGGGAAGCATCGGATGCCCAGGAAGCCATGCGAGCGGCCGACATGCTGTCACCGAACGTCGTGCTGCTCGACCTGAACCTCCCGGGGATGAGCGGGCTGGAACTGTGCCGGGTGCTGAAGCGGCGGCACCCTCAGGCAGCCATCGTCGTGCTGACGATGCACGAGGACGATGAGCAACTGTTCAGCTCGATCCGTGTCGGCGCCTCAGCCTACTGCACGAAGGACATTGACCCGGCCGAACTGGTCACCGTGATTCGCCGGGTGGCGCGCGGGGAATACCTCATCAACGAGAACGTGCTGTCGCGCCCATTCGTCGCCTCGCGGGTACTCGATCAGTTCCGTGAACTGGCGCAGATCGACGAGGTCTCCAGCGGTGTCTTCTCTCCGCTGACGCCGCGTGAGGTGGAGATCCTTGACTGCGTTGCCCGGGGCAACAGCAACAAGGAGATCGCCCGCCTGCTCAATATCAGTGACCAGACCGTGAAGAACCACATCACGTCGATCCTGCGCAAGCTGGCGGTGAACGACCGCACCCAGGCGGTCATCTACGCTCTCCGCCACGGCTGGATCAAGCTGAGCGACGAACCTGACCCAACCAACCAGAAGTGA